In Sphingomonas phyllosphaerae, one DNA window encodes the following:
- a CDS encoding glutamate--cysteine ligase produces the protein MTTKTVSDAPAATIETRDALIARFASGEKPAARWRIGTEHEKFVYATDDHHAPSYDEAGGIRALLGELEQHGWRPVTEGGNVIALSGADGSISLEPAGQFELSGAPLENLHQTCAETGRHLAQVKAAGEKLGIGFLGLGMWPDKTRAELPIMPKGRYAIMLRHMPRVGTMGLDMMLRTCTIQVNLDYASEADMVKKFRVGLALQPLATALFANSPFTEGKPNGFLSYRSHIWSDTDPARTGMLPFVFEDGFGYERYAEYMLDVPMYFVYREGRYIDAAGLSFRDFLRGELSVLPGEKPTISDWDDHLSTAFPEVRLKTFLEMRGADGGPWNRICALPAFWVGLLYDGVALDAAWDLVKHWTLDERQALRDAVPKLGLAAPIPGGGQLRDIAGAVLDIAHGGLKARARVSAAGEDETGFLEPLREIVRSGKVPAERLLDLYHGAWGEDVSRVYGAASF, from the coding sequence ATGACGACCAAGACGGTTTCGGACGCGCCGGCAGCGACCATCGAAACGCGCGACGCATTGATCGCGCGCTTCGCCAGTGGCGAGAAGCCCGCGGCGCGCTGGCGGATCGGCACCGAGCATGAGAAGTTCGTCTATGCCACGGACGACCATCACGCGCCGTCCTATGACGAGGCGGGCGGCATCCGTGCGCTGCTCGGCGAGCTGGAGCAGCATGGCTGGCGGCCGGTCACCGAAGGCGGCAACGTCATCGCGCTGAGCGGCGCGGACGGGTCGATCAGTCTGGAGCCCGCCGGGCAGTTCGAGCTGTCGGGCGCGCCGCTGGAGAACCTGCACCAGACCTGCGCGGAGACCGGGCGGCATCTGGCGCAGGTGAAGGCGGCGGGCGAGAAGCTGGGGATCGGCTTTCTCGGGTTGGGCATGTGGCCCGACAAGACGCGCGCCGAGCTGCCGATCATGCCCAAGGGTCGCTATGCGATCATGCTGCGCCACATGCCGCGCGTCGGCACGATGGGGCTCGACATGATGCTGCGCACCTGCACGATCCAGGTGAACCTCGACTACGCCAGCGAAGCCGATATGGTGAAGAAGTTCCGTGTCGGACTGGCACTGCAACCGCTCGCCACCGCGCTGTTCGCCAATTCGCCGTTCACCGAAGGCAAGCCCAACGGATTCCTTAGCTATCGCAGCCACATCTGGTCGGACACCGACCCGGCGCGGACCGGGATGCTGCCGTTCGTGTTCGAGGACGGCTTCGGTTACGAGCGCTATGCCGAGTATATGCTCGATGTGCCGATGTACTTCGTCTACCGCGAGGGGCGCTACATCGATGCAGCGGGGCTGAGCTTCCGCGACTTCCTGCGCGGCGAGCTGTCGGTGCTGCCGGGCGAGAAGCCGACGATCAGCGACTGGGACGATCACCTGTCGACCGCCTTCCCCGAGGTGCGGCTCAAGACCTTCCTCGAGATGCGCGGGGCGGATGGCGGGCCGTGGAACCGGATCTGCGCGCTGCCGGCCTTCTGGGTCGGGCTGCTGTACGATGGCGTCGCGCTGGATGCGGCGTGGGATCTCGTCAAGCACTGGACGCTCGACGAGCGGCAGGCGCTGCGCGACGCGGTCCCGAAGCTGGGGCTGGCGGCGCCGATCCCCGGTGGCGGGCAGCTGCGCGACATCGCCGGGGCGGTGCTCGACATCGCGCATGGCGGGTTGAAGGCGCGCGCGCGGGTCAGCGCGGCGGGCGAGGATGAAACAGGGTTCCTCGAGCCGTTGCGCGAGATCGTGCGATCGGGGAAGGTGCCGGCGGAGCGGCTGCTCGACCTGTACCACGGCGCGTGGGGCGAGGATGTGTCGCGCGTTTATGGCGCGGCGAGTTTCTGA
- a CDS encoding arabinan endo-1,5-alpha-L-arabinosidase, with protein sequence MRTFLRSTSTLLLLATVPAATVPPPLTGNLTTVHDPAIIADNGTYYLFVTGHVRSRDGLIPLRTSTDLKHWTLRGASFPALPTWADKHVPGTAGMWAPDITHVGSEYRLYYSLSTFGKNRSAIGLATARRLDPAAPAANWVDKGPVVESATGGDFNAIDPAAFTDAEGKQWLAFGSFWSGIKLIALDPATGLRLPGTPMHSLARRPSPGAIEAPFVIRHGHYYYLFASFDFCCRGAKSSYNTVVGRATAPTGPYLDRAGTPMLKGGGTPVLASGQGTGSRYVGRGHNAILQAPDGDRIVYHAYDTQRNGTPTLRIQRLIWDQEGWPHAE encoded by the coding sequence ATGCGCACCTTTCTCCGCAGCACCAGCACGCTGCTCCTGCTCGCCACCGTCCCCGCCGCGACCGTCCCGCCGCCGCTGACCGGTAACCTGACTACCGTCCACGACCCGGCGATCATCGCCGACAACGGCACCTATTACCTCTTCGTCACCGGTCATGTGCGCAGCCGCGACGGGCTGATCCCGCTCCGCACCTCCACCGATCTCAAACACTGGACGCTGCGCGGCGCATCCTTCCCTGCACTCCCCACATGGGCGGACAAGCACGTCCCCGGCACCGCCGGCATGTGGGCACCCGACATCACCCACGTCGGCAGCGAATACCGCCTCTATTACTCGCTCTCGACCTTCGGGAAGAACCGCTCCGCAATCGGGCTCGCCACCGCGCGGAGGCTCGACCCCGCCGCACCCGCCGCCAATTGGGTCGACAAGGGCCCGGTCGTCGAATCCGCCACCGGCGGCGACTTCAACGCGATCGACCCGGCCGCCTTCACCGACGCCGAGGGCAAGCAATGGCTGGCGTTCGGCAGCTTCTGGAGCGGGATCAAGCTGATCGCGCTGGACCCCGCCACCGGGCTGCGGCTGCCGGGCACGCCGATGCACAGCCTCGCCCGACGCCCGTCACCCGGCGCGATCGAGGCGCCGTTCGTGATCCGTCACGGCCATTACTATTATCTGTTCGCCTCGTTCGACTTCTGCTGTCGCGGCGCGAAGAGCAGCTACAACACCGTCGTCGGCCGCGCGACCGCTCCGACCGGCCCGTATCTCGACCGCGCCGGGACGCCGATGCTCAAAGGCGGCGGCACCCCCGTGCTCGCCTCGGGACAGGGCACCGGCAGCCGCTACGTCGGGCGCGGCCACAATGCGATCCTGCAAGCGCCCGACGGCGACCGCATCGTCTACCATGCCTATGATACGCAGCGGAACGGCACCCCGACGCTACGCATCCAGCGGCTGATATGGGATCAGGAAGGCTGGCCCCACGCGGAATGA
- a CDS encoding 16S rRNA (uracil(1498)-N(3))-methyltransferase, whose product MGAVPAWPPRSTPRLFVETALAPGPLSLSGPQAHYLVSVMRTKPGDPVKLFDDASGEWLAVASAVGKRDLTLDVTERLREREAVPDLWLVAAPLKKGRVDWMAEKACELGVARLVPVVTRRTVVDKPNTERLRAHMIEAAEQCGRTAVPEVAEMVKLPALLRDWPAERALFFADELGGAPAVAAMQARRGPAAILIGPEGGFDDEERAAIRAHPAAVGIALGPRILRADTAAAAAVAVWMAVAGDW is encoded by the coding sequence ATGGGGGCGGTGCCCGCCTGGCCGCCGCGCTCGACGCCGCGGTTGTTCGTCGAGACGGCGCTCGCGCCCGGGCCGTTGTCGCTGTCGGGGCCGCAGGCGCATTATCTGGTGTCGGTGATGCGCACCAAGCCGGGCGATCCGGTCAAATTGTTCGACGATGCCAGCGGCGAGTGGCTCGCGGTGGCGAGCGCGGTCGGCAAGCGTGACCTGACGCTCGACGTGACCGAGCGGCTGCGCGAGCGCGAGGCGGTGCCCGACCTGTGGCTGGTCGCCGCGCCGCTCAAGAAGGGGCGTGTCGACTGGATGGCGGAGAAGGCATGCGAGCTGGGTGTCGCCCGGCTGGTGCCGGTGGTGACGCGGCGGACCGTGGTCGACAAGCCCAATACCGAGCGGCTGCGCGCGCATATGATCGAGGCGGCCGAGCAATGCGGGCGGACCGCGGTGCCGGAGGTGGCGGAGATGGTGAAGCTGCCGGCCTTGTTGCGCGACTGGCCGGCGGAGCGCGCGCTGTTCTTCGCGGACGAGCTGGGCGGCGCGCCGGCGGTGGCGGCGATGCAGGCGCGGCGCGGGCCGGCGGCGATCCTGATCGGGCCGGAAGGCGGGTTCGACGACGAGGAACGCGCCGCGATCCGCGCGCACCCGGCGGCGGTGGGTATCGCGCTCGGGCCGCGGATCCTGCGCGCCGATACGGCGGCGGCGGCGGCGGTCGCGGTGTGGATGGCGGTCGCTGGCGACTGGTGA
- a CDS encoding alpha-N-arabinofuranosidase: MKARLFAYAGALAIGCASLAPATAQDAPAVTAESATLAVRGDTPGPVYDKRIFTQFAEHLGNGIYGGLWVGNDRKIPNTRGFRNDVVGALRDLGTPVIRWPGGCFADEYHWREGIGPKNKRPIKINTHWGGVTEPNTVGTHEFFDVTEQIGADVYISGNVGNGTPQEMAEWVEYITSPAGSLADERAKNGRKQPWKLPYFGIGNELWGCGGNMKPEYAADVTRRYATFVKAPANTRIEKIASGANGDDYNWTEVMMREAGDKLDGLSLHYYTVPGGWAPRASAIDFDETGWAETLAGTWKMEELVTKHSAIMDKYDPQKKVYLAVDEWGTWYGQDPGTHPGFLRQQNSLRDALVAAINLNIFAKHADRVKMTAIAQMVNVLQAMILTDGNKMVLTPTYHVFKMYKPYMDGTVLPIDIKSPWYNKDQWTIPAVSASAVRDKAGVTHVALANADPNRTITVTTTLTGVNASRVGGTILTGPKVNSLNTFDQPNTVVPAAFNGAQLNGGQLTVTLPAKSVVMLDLN, from the coding sequence ATGAAGGCACGTCTGTTCGCTTATGCCGGAGCGCTGGCCATCGGGTGCGCGTCGCTCGCTCCCGCCACCGCGCAGGACGCCCCCGCCGTCACCGCCGAGTCGGCGACGCTGGCGGTGCGCGGCGACACGCCGGGCCCGGTCTACGACAAGCGCATCTTCACCCAGTTCGCCGAGCATCTCGGCAACGGCATCTACGGCGGGCTGTGGGTCGGCAACGACCGCAAGATCCCGAACACGCGCGGCTTCCGCAACGACGTGGTCGGCGCGCTGCGCGACCTCGGCACCCCCGTCATCCGCTGGCCGGGCGGCTGCTTCGCCGACGAATATCACTGGCGCGAGGGGATCGGCCCGAAGAACAAGCGTCCGATCAAGATCAACACGCACTGGGGCGGCGTCACCGAGCCGAACACCGTCGGCACGCACGAATTCTTCGATGTCACCGAACAGATCGGCGCCGACGTCTACATTTCCGGCAACGTCGGCAACGGCACGCCGCAGGAAATGGCCGAGTGGGTCGAGTACATCACCTCGCCGGCCGGCTCGCTGGCGGATGAGCGTGCGAAGAACGGCCGCAAGCAGCCGTGGAAGCTGCCGTATTTCGGCATCGGCAACGAATTGTGGGGCTGCGGCGGCAACATGAAGCCGGAATATGCCGCCGACGTGACGCGCCGCTACGCCACCTTCGTCAAGGCGCCCGCCAACACCCGGATCGAGAAGATCGCGTCCGGCGCGAACGGCGACGATTACAACTGGACCGAGGTGATGATGCGCGAGGCGGGCGACAAGCTCGACGGCCTCTCGCTCCATTATTACACCGTCCCCGGCGGCTGGGCGCCACGGGCGTCGGCGATCGACTTCGACGAAACGGGCTGGGCGGAAACGCTCGCCGGCACGTGGAAGATGGAAGAGCTGGTCACCAAGCACAGCGCGATCATGGACAAATACGATCCGCAGAAGAAAGTGTATCTGGCGGTCGACGAATGGGGCACCTGGTACGGTCAGGACCCGGGCACGCATCCGGGCTTCCTGCGCCAGCAGAACTCGCTGCGTGACGCGCTGGTCGCCGCGATCAACCTCAACATCTTCGCCAAGCACGCCGATCGCGTGAAGATGACCGCGATCGCGCAGATGGTGAACGTGCTGCAGGCGATGATCCTGACCGACGGCAACAAGATGGTGCTGACGCCCACCTATCATGTCTTTAAGATGTACAAGCCGTACATGGACGGCACGGTGCTGCCGATCGACATCAAGTCGCCGTGGTACAACAAGGACCAGTGGACGATCCCGGCGGTCAGCGCCTCGGCGGTCCGCGACAAGGCCGGGGTGACGCACGTCGCGCTCGCCAATGCCGATCCGAACCGCACGATCACCGTCACCACCACGCTGACCGGGGTCAACGCGTCGCGCGTCGGCGGCACGATCCTGACCGGACCGAAGGTCAATTCGCTCAACACCTTCGACCAGCCCAACACCGTCGTTCCGGCCGCCTTCAACGGCGCGCAGCTGAACGGTGGACAGCTCACCGTCACGCTGCCGGCCAAGTCGGTGGTCATGCTGGACCTCAACTGA